Proteins encoded by one window of Anaerohalosphaeraceae bacterium:
- a CDS encoding site-specific integrase — MNAQKTTPIPKLRHHKATGQAYAVLNGRAVYFGPYGTAEANQRYHQAIAEWLAAGKQVDPPPNDITLNEIIARFWKHAEGYYVRPDGTQTYEINNFRQALRPLQFLYGAAPAVEFGPRALVAVRHKMVQKGLCRNNINKMVSRIKLMFRWAAEKELIPAGVYHGLKTVKGLPKGRCEARETAPIGPVPQEHIDAVQPYVSRQVWALIQLQLLTGARSGELVMLRPGDIDMSGKIWLYRPAHHKTAHRGFSRTIYLGPRAQAVLRPFLLRPKEAYCFSPAEAMAEWRQQQFAGRKTPLHQGNTVGTNVKKAPKRQPGEHYTTTGYGHSIAKAIKKAFRPEGMSDEEFTNWKPEQHWHPHQLRHNAATFLRKEFGLETARIILGHRSSAITEVYAEQDHQKAMEAIMRVG, encoded by the coding sequence GTGAATGCCCAGAAAACCACCCCAATCCCCAAGTTGCGTCATCACAAAGCCACCGGCCAGGCCTATGCTGTCCTGAACGGAAGAGCCGTATACTTCGGCCCGTATGGAACCGCCGAGGCAAACCAGCGTTATCACCAGGCCATCGCCGAATGGCTGGCGGCCGGAAAGCAGGTGGACCCGCCGCCCAATGACATCACCCTCAATGAGATTATCGCCCGGTTCTGGAAGCATGCCGAGGGCTATTATGTTCGGCCCGATGGAACGCAGACCTATGAAATCAACAACTTCCGACAGGCCCTGCGGCCGCTTCAGTTCCTGTATGGTGCTGCGCCGGCGGTTGAGTTTGGGCCCCGTGCCCTTGTGGCGGTCCGGCACAAGATGGTGCAAAAAGGACTCTGCCGCAACAACATCAACAAGATGGTCAGCCGGATCAAACTGATGTTCCGCTGGGCGGCTGAGAAGGAATTGATTCCGGCCGGCGTTTATCATGGCCTGAAAACGGTCAAGGGACTGCCCAAGGGCCGCTGCGAGGCCAGGGAGACTGCACCGATCGGTCCGGTGCCCCAGGAACATATCGACGCGGTCCAGCCGTATGTGAGCCGGCAGGTCTGGGCGCTGATTCAGCTTCAACTCCTGACCGGTGCCCGCAGCGGGGAGCTGGTGATGCTGCGGCCGGGTGATATTGACATGTCAGGCAAGATCTGGCTGTACCGCCCTGCTCATCACAAGACGGCCCATCGCGGTTTTTCGAGGACTATTTACTTGGGCCCTCGTGCCCAGGCAGTCTTGAGGCCGTTTCTGCTGCGTCCGAAAGAGGCGTATTGTTTCTCCCCTGCAGAGGCCATGGCCGAATGGCGGCAGCAGCAGTTTGCCGGCCGCAAGACGCCTTTGCATCAGGGCAATACAGTGGGCACCAACGTCAAAAAGGCGCCCAAAAGACAGCCGGGTGAGCACTATACCACGACCGGCTATGGCCATTCCATCGCCAAGGCAATCAAGAAGGCGTTTCGGCCGGAGGGAATGTCGGATGAGGAATTTACAAACTGGAAGCCCGAGCAGCACTGGCACCCGCACCAACTGCGCCACAACGCCGCCACGTTCCTGCGGAAGGAGTTCGGGCTGGAAACCGCCCGGATTATCCTTGGGCACCGTTCCTCGGCTATTACAGAAGTCTATGCCGAGCAAGACCATCAGAAGGCGATGGAGGCGATCATGAGGGTGGGATAA
- a CDS encoding ABC transporter substrate-binding protein — MKRIGWAAGLLFAAVCLGLPGCGKEPAGGESGKVVLSVITPHNENIKYEFSRAFRAYAKEQYGWDVEFQWRDVGGGSSSILQYLRNVYSKADSCGIDVLFGGGEYTFQYLDAEGLLEPLEAGEDVWENIPAVFGGMEMYSPRKTWCGNVLSSFGFLYNKELLRRLNVTEPTSWEDLGRPEYFDLVIMADPTQSGSQAAANEMIVQTAPSWPQGWAKLLLILSNAKKFTDSSGAAARAPSLGECAVSVCIDFYGMMYASEAPEKLGYVSPKGQTAYTPDPIAVLKNPPNRKAAQAFAAFVLSPQGQGLWGLPAGHPDGPQRYRLNRTPIRKDFYQTYGTTGAVLAANPYEGGTEMKIDAKLREVRYGVLAELVYSAAIENASLLREAKRRILERRMDPALVAALTRLPENIDTVEEIHAIAEQLKDRTAAERIRTDWTAYFRSQYRQILQ; from the coding sequence ATGAAACGGATAGGATGGGCGGCGGGACTTCTTTTTGCAGCGGTCTGTCTGGGGCTGCCGGGATGCGGCAAGGAGCCGGCGGGCGGTGAGTCCGGCAAGGTGGTGCTGTCGGTCATTACGCCGCACAATGAGAATATCAAATATGAGTTCAGCCGGGCCTTTCGGGCCTATGCCAAAGAACAGTACGGCTGGGATGTGGAGTTTCAGTGGCGGGATGTGGGGGGCGGAAGCAGCTCGATTCTTCAGTATCTTCGGAATGTGTATTCGAAGGCGGACAGCTGCGGGATTGATGTGCTGTTCGGCGGGGGAGAGTACACGTTTCAATATCTGGATGCGGAAGGGCTTCTGGAGCCCCTGGAGGCGGGGGAGGATGTGTGGGAAAACATTCCGGCGGTATTCGGCGGGATGGAGATGTACAGTCCGCGGAAGACCTGGTGCGGCAATGTGCTCAGCAGTTTTGGGTTTTTGTACAATAAGGAACTGCTCAGGCGGCTGAATGTAACGGAGCCGACTTCGTGGGAGGATTTGGGACGTCCGGAATATTTTGATTTGGTGATTATGGCGGACCCGACGCAGTCGGGCTCACAGGCGGCGGCCAACGAGATGATTGTCCAGACGGCTCCGAGCTGGCCGCAGGGATGGGCCAAGCTGCTGCTGATTTTGTCCAACGCCAAAAAGTTTACGGACAGTTCCGGAGCAGCGGCGCGGGCGCCGAGTCTGGGGGAGTGTGCGGTCTCGGTGTGCATTGATTTTTACGGGATGATGTACGCATCCGAGGCGCCGGAGAAACTGGGGTATGTGAGCCCGAAGGGGCAGACGGCCTATACGCCGGACCCGATAGCCGTGCTGAAAAATCCGCCGAATCGGAAGGCAGCCCAGGCGTTTGCGGCGTTTGTTCTGTCGCCTCAGGGACAGGGGCTTTGGGGGCTGCCGGCTGGGCATCCGGATGGGCCCCAGCGGTATCGACTGAACCGCACACCGATTCGAAAGGATTTTTATCAGACATATGGAACAACCGGCGCGGTGCTGGCGGCCAATCCTTATGAGGGCGGCACCGAAATGAAAATTGATGCCAAACTGCGCGAGGTGCGGTACGGAGTACTGGCGGAGCTTGTTTATTCGGCGGCGATTGAAAATGCTTCACTGCTGCGGGAAGCCAAGCGGCGGATTCTGGAACGGCGGATGGACCCGGCGCTGGTCGCGGCACTCACGCGTCTGCCGGAGAATATTGATACGGTCGAAGAGATTCATGCGATAGCCGAGCAGCTGAAGGACCGTACAGCCGCCGAGCGGATTCGAACCGACTGGACGGCATATTTCCGGTCGCAGTATCGGCAGATTCTTCAATAG
- a CDS encoding DUF499 domain-containing protein, protein MEAWFKVATPRKEVREGRSFNPDEFAIHLEQVLAKTAPEDYREPKQFFARTCFTRALREHAGMVLRRLSGQTSNTAPVMTLITQFGGGKTHTLAALYHLATAGEKASEFSGVSTLLEKAGLDRVPSAKVAAFVGNAWDPQKGRETPWIDIAWQLAGEKGVALLGEAAKTTPPGTEALNRIFQAADAPVLLLFDEVLNFLNRHRGMAEQFHAFIQNLTVAVTGTTHSAAVISLPRSQVEMTDWDMRWQDRITKVVRRVAKDLIANDETEISEVVRRRLFEDIGNDRIRKNVAKSYADWCFERRAQLPPEWTAVDSASTEKKAREFLRQRFEVCYPFHPATLSVFQRKWQALPQYQQTRGTLAMLAQWISWAYRTGFIEARKEPLITLGSAPLDVPEFRSIVLGQLGESRLLAAIEADISGTHSHARALDADTQGVLRNIHRRVATTILFESSGGQVDKVAHLPELRFALGEPAMDTTSIDNAAFALEDKSYFIRRVGSDGFKISHQPTMKKVVNDRRASLDEESEIIPAMRSLIQKEFERSAGVPLVFFPTEGASVQDTPRLTLVVADPRSEWTGEGTLRKQIAEWTKQRGKSPRLYSGSLVWCMKKPGRDLRDKVELWLAWKRVAREIAEGTLGGDFDRSDRAELQSKVAEAEEAAKDEVWGGYRFVVIADNQESDGLKTIDLGAGHSSSSESMCGRVLTALKSQALLNESVGAGYIERNWPPALKEGGAWPLASLRQSFLNGSLTRLLDPDTVLRSRIVEFVLKGDFGLASGQKPDGSYERVWFEESIAPDEVAFDPGVFLLLKSKAQSLKRLPEPAPQPGPTPGPSPEPQPQPEPAPEPESGPVPPSGERKQTFRISGSLPPEIWNRLGTRVLPKLRSGSDLDICVEFKVTVENRMVSSFHADLQNILKDLGLDESISIEPI, encoded by the coding sequence ATGGAAGCCTGGTTTAAGGTTGCAACACCGCGAAAAGAAGTTAGAGAGGGCCGCTCGTTCAATCCGGATGAGTTCGCCATTCATTTAGAACAGGTGCTGGCCAAGACGGCCCCGGAGGATTATCGGGAGCCGAAACAGTTTTTTGCCCGAACCTGCTTTACCCGCGCGCTTCGGGAACATGCGGGCATGGTGCTCCGGCGGCTTTCCGGCCAGACCTCCAATACGGCCCCGGTGATGACCCTGATCACTCAGTTCGGCGGGGGCAAGACCCACACCCTGGCGGCCTTATATCATTTAGCAACTGCAGGAGAGAAGGCATCGGAGTTTTCCGGCGTCAGCACGCTTCTGGAGAAAGCAGGTTTGGACCGTGTTCCCTCGGCCAAAGTGGCCGCATTTGTCGGCAATGCATGGGACCCTCAGAAGGGCCGGGAGACGCCTTGGATTGATATCGCCTGGCAGTTGGCCGGAGAAAAGGGAGTGGCTTTATTGGGAGAAGCGGCCAAGACCACACCCCCCGGAACCGAGGCGCTCAACCGGATCTTTCAGGCGGCCGATGCCCCGGTTTTGCTGCTGTTTGATGAAGTATTGAACTTCTTGAACCGCCACCGCGGCATGGCGGAACAATTTCATGCTTTCATCCAGAATCTGACTGTGGCCGTTACCGGAACGACTCACAGTGCCGCTGTAATCAGTTTGCCCCGCAGCCAGGTTGAGATGACCGACTGGGATATGCGGTGGCAGGATCGAATCACCAAGGTGGTCCGCCGTGTTGCCAAAGACCTGATTGCCAATGACGAAACCGAAATTTCCGAGGTGGTTCGCCGCCGTCTGTTTGAGGATATCGGAAACGACCGCATCCGGAAAAATGTGGCTAAATCCTATGCTGACTGGTGTTTTGAACGGCGGGCACAGCTTCCCCCGGAATGGACGGCAGTGGATAGCGCCAGTACCGAGAAGAAGGCGCGGGAATTTCTTCGGCAGCGGTTTGAAGTCTGCTATCCCTTCCATCCGGCTACTCTGTCTGTATTTCAGCGGAAATGGCAGGCGCTTCCACAATATCAGCAGACTCGCGGCACGCTGGCCATGCTGGCTCAGTGGATTTCCTGGGCCTATCGCACCGGCTTTATCGAAGCCCGCAAGGAGCCGTTGATTACGCTGGGTTCGGCTCCGTTGGATGTGCCGGAATTTCGCAGTATTGTGCTGGGGCAGTTGGGAGAATCCCGCCTTCTTGCCGCCATCGAGGCGGATATTTCCGGTACTCATTCTCATGCTCGGGCATTGGATGCAGACACCCAAGGCGTTTTGCGGAATATCCATCGAAGGGTCGCGACAACCATCCTGTTTGAATCTTCCGGCGGCCAGGTAGACAAAGTTGCCCACTTGCCGGAATTGCGTTTCGCCCTCGGGGAACCGGCCATGGATACCACATCCATCGATAACGCAGCGTTTGCTTTGGAAGACAAATCGTACTTTATTCGCCGGGTGGGGTCGGATGGTTTTAAGATCAGTCATCAGCCGACCATGAAAAAGGTAGTCAATGACCGCCGGGCCTCCCTCGATGAGGAATCTGAAATCATTCCCGCCATGCGGTCACTAATTCAGAAGGAATTTGAGCGAAGTGCCGGTGTTCCCTTAGTCTTTTTCCCAACCGAAGGGGCCTCTGTACAGGATACCCCGCGGCTGACACTGGTGGTTGCCGATCCCCGCTCGGAATGGACAGGCGAAGGAACATTGCGCAAGCAAATTGCAGAATGGACAAAACAGCGAGGAAAATCCCCTCGCTTGTATTCGGGATCTCTTGTCTGGTGTATGAAAAAGCCGGGCCGTGATTTACGCGATAAAGTGGAACTCTGGCTGGCCTGGAAACGAGTGGCCAGGGAGATCGCCGAGGGAACGTTGGGAGGCGATTTTGACCGCAGCGACCGGGCGGAGCTTCAATCGAAAGTGGCGGAGGCAGAAGAGGCTGCCAAAGACGAGGTCTGGGGTGGCTATCGTTTCGTGGTCATCGCAGACAACCAGGAATCAGACGGGCTGAAGACCATCGACCTTGGTGCAGGTCATTCCAGCAGCAGTGAATCGATGTGCGGGAGAGTCCTTACGGCCCTTAAATCGCAGGCCCTGCTGAATGAGTCTGTCGGAGCGGGATATATTGAGAGAAATTGGCCTCCAGCGTTGAAAGAAGGGGGTGCTTGGCCTTTGGCCAGTCTTCGGCAAAGCTTTCTAAACGGTTCGCTTACTCGGCTTTTAGATCCGGATACGGTTTTACGTTCACGGATTGTCGAATTTGTTTTGAAAGGTGATTTCGGACTTGCTTCCGGCCAGAAGCCGGATGGATCGTATGAGCGAGTATGGTTTGAGGAATCGATTGCCCCGGATGAAGTCGCATTTGATCCGGGAGTATTTTTACTGCTTAAATCAAAAGCCCAATCTCTTAAAAGATTGCCGGAACCCGCTCCTCAGCCGGGGCCTACTCCGGGTCCAAGCCCAGAACCTCAACCGCAGCCGGAGCCTGCTCCGGAACCAGAGTCTGGGCCGGTTCCGCCTTCCGGTGAAAGGAAGCAAACGTTCCGAATCTCAGGCAGTCTGCCGCCGGAGATATGGAACCGGCTGGGCACTCGGGTTCTTCCAAAACTGCGAAGCGGTTCCGATTTAGATATTTGTGTGGAGTTTAAGGTCACAGTAGAAAATAGAATGGTTTCTTCGTTTCATGCAGATTTGCAAAATATCTTAAAGGATTTAGGACTGGATGAGTCTATTTCCATAGAGCCGATTTAG
- a CDS encoding endonuclease/exonuclease/phosphatase family protein, whose translation MRQVNRLAVWCLAGGFGLLTWGWAAAAENSSQKGQLGEEVVIATWNIENFMMLFDQEMMPERSRNMTEYYRDQEDLYEIARTMKLPQMNADIVLIQEGPTQAMLELFVRKWLGGRYAYVKSFEGNTEGQYLCMLMKPGFRVLQERVFKEEKDAVSGQMLFSRGPAFVLVETPKGRRLWLGTTHAKSKSDNSKSVTEWRIRELVRTRQICGELLGAGPTEYLLIGGDFNDDFGLDSFEKSVGQDAVEVMIRGEGKEKLVCLDEVIWKQNPQAASYHCEIKPPRYRSFLDHFFASPALAERMKEIYLVDDPIAAVASDHYPLVVRLSWPDELNENLQQGEAK comes from the coding sequence ATGAGACAGGTAAATCGATTGGCGGTATGGTGTCTGGCCGGCGGGTTTGGACTGCTGACATGGGGATGGGCTGCTGCAGCGGAGAATTCTTCGCAGAAAGGACAGCTCGGCGAGGAAGTAGTGATTGCGACGTGGAACATCGAGAATTTTATGATGCTCTTTGACCAGGAGATGATGCCGGAACGCAGCCGCAATATGACGGAATATTACCGAGACCAGGAGGATTTATACGAAATAGCCCGAACGATGAAACTGCCGCAGATGAATGCGGATATTGTGCTGATCCAGGAAGGGCCGACCCAGGCGATGCTGGAACTGTTCGTGCGGAAGTGGCTTGGCGGACGGTATGCCTATGTCAAATCCTTTGAGGGCAATACGGAGGGACAGTATTTGTGTATGCTGATGAAGCCGGGTTTTCGCGTGCTGCAGGAGCGGGTGTTTAAGGAGGAGAAAGACGCCGTCAGCGGGCAGATGCTGTTTTCGCGGGGGCCTGCCTTTGTGCTGGTGGAAACGCCGAAGGGGCGGCGGCTGTGGCTCGGCACGACGCACGCCAAGAGCAAATCGGACAACAGCAAATCGGTGACGGAATGGCGGATTCGGGAGCTGGTGCGGACGCGTCAGATTTGCGGGGAGCTGCTCGGAGCCGGTCCGACGGAGTATCTGCTGATTGGGGGGGATTTCAATGATGATTTCGGACTGGATTCGTTTGAGAAATCAGTAGGGCAGGATGCAGTAGAAGTGATGATAAGGGGGGAAGGAAAAGAGAAACTGGTATGTCTGGATGAGGTGATATGGAAACAGAATCCGCAGGCCGCCTCGTATCATTGTGAAATTAAGCCGCCGCGGTATCGGTCGTTTCTGGACCATTTTTTTGCCAGTCCGGCTCTGGCGGAGCGAATGAAGGAAATTTACCTGGTGGACGACCCGATTGCGGCGGTAGCCAGCGACCATTATCCGTTGGTGGTGCGGCTGAGCTGGCCGGATGAGTTGAACGAGAATCTGCAGCAGGGAGAAGCAAAATGA
- a CDS encoding DUF1156 domain-containing protein: MDFPIAVVSKHSAREKSIRHGHPSTLHLWWARRPLAACRAMLLGLLLPDPCDPRCPPDFKEKARSLLQKTRGNIGPNDLDLRTALLDFIGDFADWDNSSHPVYLEVGRGLVKAAWPEETPLVVDPFAGGGSIPLEALRLGCEAFASDLNPVACLILKVMLEDIPRHGPQLAEELRRVGNEIKEKAKKELAEFYPCLPAGRPKNPDEATPNKYYAYVLRCCDGSLYKGHTDDLPRRFKQHCEGLVEWTKTRLPVDLLYWDEYETREEAIEREKWLKSGVGREWLAQQFPKEKPIAYLWARTVRCESPNCGAEIPLMRSFWLCKKANRKKALRYTGTTDNLPQFEIFEPETDKEVQNGTVTRAKATCLACGTVLSPERVRAQLAAQHGGANAVFDAKGNRIGGARLLAVVTLREGQTGRYYRLPTKADYQAVYKAQQKLKKILDEWERNGKKGLCPVPDEPTPVGGGSGAGRAFSVQKYGMLKWGDLFTARQKLSLITIAYKIMTVREKQNLAIVLSRITDLENSLCGWRASSECIDHLFARQALPIVWDFGEASPMAGATGSWDSLLDRSAEGYFTSSTLNETGLVQQADACQSPLPEDSVSVWFTDPPYYDAIPYSDLSDFFFVWLKRTLPGHPLLRDPFDPQNGLSPKAAEIVQDETKKINSRCKDRAFFEEAMGKAFAEGRRILKEDGISSVVFAHKTTEGWEALLTGLIHGGWTITGSWPIATEMESRLRARDSAALATSIHLVCRPRPEDAPVGDWGEVLRELPKRVGDWMERLQAEGIRGADLVFACIGPALEIYSRYSRVETADGRPVSLAEFLEKVWEVVGRIALEQVLGTAEAKARNGVAGALEEDARLTALFLWTLQSTNGRNGPGREAGEEADDEAGDDEDEEETAPKGKAKGFSLVFDVVRRFAQPLGIDLSKWEGRIIKTEKGVVRLLPVAERAKQLFGEEGARAAATWVEQDPTHNIQPMLFSDMEDRAPKIRGRRGKRTISPDASEIDVSHQRTVTTLDRVHAAMLLQAGGQTNALRALIQGEQQRGPDFLRLANALSALYPKDSEEKRLLDAMLLAVPR; the protein is encoded by the coding sequence GTGGATTTTCCGATTGCGGTGGTCAGCAAGCACTCGGCGCGGGAGAAGTCCATTCGGCATGGGCATCCATCGACGCTGCACCTGTGGTGGGCCCGGCGGCCGCTGGCGGCCTGTCGAGCCATGCTGCTGGGGCTGCTGCTCCCGGACCCCTGCGATCCGCGCTGCCCGCCGGATTTCAAAGAGAAGGCACGGTCGCTGCTGCAAAAGACAAGGGGAAATATCGGCCCCAATGACCTTGATTTGAGAACGGCCTTGCTGGATTTTATTGGCGACTTTGCTGATTGGGATAATTCCTCCCATCCGGTTTATCTGGAAGTCGGCCGGGGACTGGTCAAGGCCGCCTGGCCGGAGGAAACGCCGCTGGTGGTGGACCCCTTTGCTGGCGGCGGGTCGATCCCGCTGGAGGCCCTGCGGCTGGGCTGTGAGGCCTTTGCCAGCGACCTCAATCCCGTGGCCTGCCTGATCCTCAAGGTCATGCTGGAGGATATTCCCCGCCACGGCCCACAATTGGCGGAGGAACTGCGCCGGGTGGGCAATGAAATCAAGGAAAAGGCCAAGAAGGAACTGGCCGAATTCTATCCCTGCCTGCCGGCAGGCAGGCCAAAGAATCCCGACGAGGCCACACCGAATAAGTATTATGCTTACGTCTTGCGCTGCTGTGATGGTTCTCTTTATAAAGGACACACGGATGACCTTCCTAGACGATTCAAACAACACTGTGAAGGACTGGTCGAATGGACCAAAACACGGTTGCCCGTCGATTTGCTTTACTGGGATGAATATGAGACACGAGAAGAAGCCATCGAACGAGAGAAATGGTTGAAATCCGGAGTCGGACGGGAGTGGCTGGCACAGCAGTTTCCCAAAGAAAAACCTATCGCCTATCTGTGGGCCAGGACCGTTCGCTGTGAATCTCCCAATTGCGGAGCGGAAATCCCGCTGATGCGGTCGTTCTGGCTTTGCAAGAAAGCCAATCGCAAAAAAGCATTGCGTTATACAGGAACCACGGACAATCTGCCGCAGTTCGAAATATTCGAGCCGGAAACAGACAAGGAAGTCCAGAACGGCACGGTCACCCGTGCCAAGGCCACCTGTTTGGCCTGTGGTACAGTCCTTTCTCCGGAGCGGGTCCGTGCCCAGCTGGCCGCCCAACACGGCGGAGCAAATGCCGTGTTTGATGCCAAGGGCAATCGCATCGGCGGGGCACGGCTGCTGGCTGTGGTTACCCTACGAGAGGGCCAAACCGGCCGTTATTATCGCCTGCCCACCAAAGCAGATTATCAGGCCGTTTATAAGGCCCAGCAGAAACTCAAGAAAATACTTGATGAATGGGAAAGGAACGGCAAAAAAGGTTTGTGTCCAGTGCCGGATGAGCCGACCCCAGTTGGTGGCGGCTCGGGCGCTGGCCGTGCCTTCAGCGTCCAGAAGTACGGCATGCTCAAATGGGGCGACCTCTTCACGGCAAGACAAAAATTATCGCTTATTACTATTGCATATAAAATTATGACAGTTAGAGAAAAGCAAAATCTTGCAATAGTACTTAGTCGAATAACTGATCTTGAAAATTCCCTTTGTGGTTGGCGTGCAAGTTCAGAATGCATTGATCACCTTTTTGCACGACAGGCTTTACCTATTGTGTGGGATTTTGGTGAAGCTTCTCCAATGGCAGGAGCAACAGGTTCTTGGGATAGCTTATTAGATCGCTCTGCAGAAGGATATTTTACGAGTAGTACATTAAATGAAACTGGACTAGTTCAGCAAGCCGATGCGTGTCAGTCTCCATTGCCGGAAGATTCTGTATCGGTTTGGTTTACTGATCCGCCGTATTACGACGCGATCCCATATTCAGATTTGTCGGATTTTTTCTTCGTTTGGCTCAAACGAACGTTACCAGGCCACCCCTTATTGCGAGATCCGTTTGATCCGCAAAATGGCCTAAGCCCCAAAGCAGCTGAAATAGTTCAGGATGAAACCAAAAAAATAAATAGTCGTTGTAAAGATCGAGCTTTTTTCGAAGAAGCAATGGGGAAAGCGTTTGCCGAAGGCAGGCGTATTCTGAAAGAAGATGGCATTTCCAGTGTTGTCTTTGCCCATAAAACAACCGAAGGGTGGGAAGCATTATTGACCGGTCTTATCCATGGCGGGTGGACGATTACCGGCTCCTGGCCCATCGCTACGGAAATGGAGTCGAGGTTAAGAGCCAGAGATTCTGCCGCCCTTGCCACCAGCATCCACCTTGTCTGCCGCCCGCGGCCCGAGGACGCGCCGGTGGGCGACTGGGGCGAAGTCCTGCGGGAACTGCCCAAACGTGTCGGCGATTGGATGGAACGGCTGCAGGCCGAAGGCATCCGCGGCGCGGACCTGGTGTTCGCCTGCATCGGCCCGGCGCTCGAGATCTACAGCCGTTACAGCCGGGTTGAGACGGCGGACGGCCGCCCGGTCAGTCTGGCCGAATTTCTGGAGAAGGTCTGGGAGGTTGTCGGCCGCATAGCCCTCGAACAGGTGCTGGGTACGGCCGAGGCCAAGGCGCGAAACGGCGTAGCCGGGGCGCTCGAAGAAGATGCTCGCCTGACGGCCCTGTTCCTCTGGACATTGCAGTCCACCAACGGCCGGAACGGCCCGGGCAGGGAGGCAGGCGAGGAGGCCGACGACGAGGCCGGCGACGACGAGGATGAAGAAGAAACCGCCCCGAAGGGTAAGGCCAAAGGGTTCAGCCTGGTCTTCGATGTGGTCCGCCGCTTCGCCCAGCCCTTGGGCATCGACCTTTCCAAGTGGGAGGGCCGCATCATCAAGACTGAAAAGGGTGTTGTACGGCTGCTGCCGGTTGCTGAACGGGCAAAGCAGTTATTCGGCGAGGAAGGGGCTCGGGCTGCGGCTACTTGGGTCGAACAAGATCCGACTCATAATATCCAGCCCATGCTGTTCTCGGATATGGAAGACCGCGCCCCGAAGATTCGCGGCCGCCGGGGAAAGCGAACAATCAGTCCCGATGCATCGGAAATTGATGTAAGCCATCAGCGGACAGTCACAACGCTGGATCGGGTCCATGCCGCCATGCTGCTGCAGGCCGGGGGGCAGACCAATGCCCTGCGGGCTCTGATCCAGGGCGAACAGCAGCGCGGCCCGGACTTTTTGCGGCTGGCCAATGCCCTCTCGGCCCTGTATCCCAAAGACAGCGAAGAAAAACGTTTATTGGATGCTATGCTTCTGGCAGTGCCCAGATAG